A single region of the Candidatus Syntrophosphaera sp. genome encodes:
- the phoU gene encoding phosphate signaling complex protein PhoU gives MLQMKILELKQLLMSEASLVEKMVCMSIDGLYTRSESLLRDVLVFEERVNQIELELENKCTAAIALHQPEAKDLRLILMIYKINNDLERLGDQAVNIAESVGHLLGYPVLAQLPELAEMKNSVLAMLRNSLDAFAREDVEQSRAVCDADNVVDDFNRRIYHHLVELIKASPELTERYLHLLRIAKNLERTGDLSTNIAENTIYLAIGKVIKHHQDDA, from the coding sequence ATGCTACAGATGAAAATATTGGAATTAAAGCAATTGCTGATGTCCGAGGCTTCCCTCGTGGAAAAGATGGTCTGCATGTCCATCGACGGCCTCTACACCCGAAGCGAAAGCCTCCTGCGGGACGTTCTGGTCTTTGAGGAGAGGGTCAACCAGATCGAACTGGAACTGGAAAACAAATGCACCGCCGCCATCGCTCTCCATCAGCCGGAAGCCAAGGACCTGCGCCTGATCCTGATGATCTACAAGATCAACAACGACCTCGAGCGCCTCGGCGACCAGGCTGTCAACATAGCTGAAAGCGTCGGGCATCTGCTCGGCTATCCCGTGCTGGCCCAGCTGCCGGAACTGGCGGAGATGAAAAACTCCGTCCTCGCCATGCTCAGGAACAGCCTGGACGCCTTTGCCAGGGAGGATGTGGAGCAATCCCGCGCGGTCTGCGACGCGGACAACGTCGTGGATGACTTCAACCGCAGGATCTACCACCACTTGGTGGAACTGATCAAAGCCAGCCCGGAACTCACGGAGCGCTATCTCCACCTCCTGCGCATCGCCAAAAACCTCGAGCGTACCGGCGACCTCTCCACCAACATCGCTGAAAACACCATCTACCTGGCCATAGGCAAGGTCATCAAACACCACCAGGACGACGCTTGA